The genomic stretch TTTTCATCGATCCAGCCGTTTTGGGCTGCTGCCTTCACCATTGAATATTCTCCGCTCACATTGTACGCAACCAATGGTGCATTGAATTCATTCTTCACATCTCTCATGATATCGAGATAGGACAAAGCAGGCTTCACGATTAGGAAATCAGCGCCTTCTTCCATATCAGACTGTGCTTCTCTTAATGCTTCCATGCGATTTGCCGGATCCATTTGATACGCGCGTCTATCTCCGAACTGAGGGGTGCTGTCAGCAGCATCACGGAATGGACCATAGAAGCTTGATGCATATTTGACTGCATAAGACATAACCGGTACATCTTCAAAGCCCGCCTCATCCAATCCTTTGCGGATCGCTGCTACAAACCCGTCCATCATATTGGATGGCGCAATGATATCTGCCCCTGCCTTCGCTTGGCTTACAGCCGTCCTTGCCAATAAATCGAGGGAAGGGTCGTTGAGGACTTTATCGCCTTCCACTACGCCGCAATGGCCGTGATCTGTATATTCACAAAGACATGTATCAGCAATGACGATCATTTCAGGATACTGTTCCTTGATGGCTCTTGTCGCTTCCTGAACGATTCCATGGTCATGGTATGCCCCGGTGCCGGTGCTGTCTTTTTCTTCCGGTACACCGAATAGGATGACAGATTTTATTCCAAGGGAAACGATCTCATCCATTTCCTGCTTCAGTAAATCAAGGGAATATTGATATACACCAGGCATTGATTTAACAGGGTTCTTTTTATTTTCGCCTTCTACGATAAACAGCGGATAGATTAGATCCTCGACATGCAGATATGTTTCCCTTACCAATGCACGCATGTTGGTTGATTGACGCAGTCTGCGGTGCCGTTTGAAATTTAATTCCATGATTGATCTTCCTCCTCGTTTTTTTGTATATATTCCATCATCTCGTTCACCATGGCCTCCGTCGTGTACACGGATGGGCAAATTCTTGGGGTGACTCCGAAATTCTTCAGCTCTTTAGCTGTCACCGGCCCAATGCAAGCAGCCGTAAGATGTGGAAGCACGTGATCCAATCCTTCTAAACGAATGATTTCCATAAAGTTCCTGACAGTGGAAGGGCTGGTAAAAGTGACAACAGCTTTGCCGCAATTTTGCAGCCAGTCTTTCAGTTTCCCCCTGCTTTCATCAGGAAAAAACGTTTCATAGATAGTCCAGTCATCAAGCGTGAATCCTTCATTACGCAGTCCTTCCGGAATGATGCTCCTGGCAAGGTTCCCGTGGGGAAAAAGGATTTTCCCCCCCTTTACTGCAGATATGAATTCTTCAACAAAATCTTCTGCACTGAATTTATTTGGCACAAAATCCGGTTCAATTCCTTCTTTTTGGAGAATTTTCTTTGTCTTATCTCCAACTGCCGCCCATTTCATTGTAGCAGGGATAGGGACATTGTTCTTCTCTAACGCTTTGAAAAAGAAACGGACGGTGTTGGCACTCGTGAAGATGATCCAATCATAATCAGCCATCTTCTTCAAATAATTGTCTTGAGCACCTTCTGCAGGACGGAACTCAATCATCGGAATATGGATAGCCTTTCCTCCGAGGCTAATAACCTTTTCACTCAGTTCCCTGCCTTGTTCTGCACTTCTAGTTATAAGAATATCCCATCCTTTTAAAGGATTCTGGGACAGGTTCATTGCTCCAATTCTTCTTTCACTTGATCGATCAGTTTTTTTGCGCCTTTTTCACTGAGCAATGCAGCGGCTTTTTCACCGACTTCCACTGGATCTTTGCCCACAACGGTTTCTTTATAGATCGTTTTCCCATCAGGGGCAGCAACAAGTGCTGTCAATGTAATGCCATTCTCGTTATCGACCACAGCATGTCCTGCAATCGGAACCTGGCAGCCGCCTTCCATTTTGTCCAGGTACGTCCTTTCCGCAACGGAAGCCAATTTCACTTTTGAGTCCGTGAATTTTGCCAGTTCAGCCAATAATTCTTCGTCATCTTCCCTGCATTCGATTGCAAGAGATCCTTGCCCCACTGCCGGTAAACAAACTTCAGGCTCAAGGAATTCTGTGATGACATCAGCTGCCCACCCCATTCTTGATAGGCCAGCAGCAGCTAAAATAATGGCATCGTACTCTCCCGATTCAAGCTTTGCCAGACGAGTGTCGATGTTGCCGCGTATCCATTTGATTTCAAGATCCGGTCTGACGGCAAGAATCTGAGCGCTGCGTCTCAGGCTGCTTGTCCCGACTACCGCGCCTGAAGGGAGATCCTTAAGCTTCATATGATTTTTGGAAATAAGGGCATCCCTATGGTCTTCCCTCACTGGGATGCATCCGATTGTCAGCCCTTCAGGAAGGACCGCTGGCATGTCTTTCATACTATGTATGGCCATATCGATTTCTTTATTGAACAAAGCCTGCTCGATTTCTTTAACAAACAGTCCCTTGCCGCCGACCTTGGAAAGTGTGACATCCAAGATCCTGTCTCCTTTTGTCACAATTTCTTTCACTTCAAATTCAAAAGGCAGACCCAGCTGCTTCAATTGATTGATGACCCAGTTCGTTTGTGTCAACGCCAGTTTGCTCTTCCGTGAACCGACAATGATTTTTCTCATGAATAAAGCCCCCTAATTAAGAATTCCAAAAATGGAATGATGATAATCGACTGATTAAAAAGAAGTTGATCAGCACAATCAAGAATGCCGCAATATTGAGGAGTGCCAAGGATTTCCCGTACATCTCCTTACGAATGCGCTGATATAGGAAAACACTATAGATGATCAGCAGGACGAATGAACCGATGATCTTGGGATCATACAATTGAACACCTTCTATTTTAATGAATGCCCATTGCAGCCCTAGAATCAAACTCAGTAACAGCATCGGTACGCCGATCAAATTTAATACATAAGACATTTTTTCAAGCTTTGATAAATCGCTGAGCCGCCAAAGCCTCTGCCCCCACTTTTTTTCTTTCAGCAGCTTATATTGAATCATATAAAGCAGCGAAAATACGAAGGAGAGGGAAAAGGCCCCATATGAAAAAATGGCCATCGTGATATGGATGAATAATAGTTCAGATACTAGCCTTTCTGCCATTGCATCCGATTGCATCTGAATTGGAGCAAATGTATGGATGGCCATGATGATGAAGCCAAGGATATTCGTAAAAAAGACGGTGAAATCCATTCTGAGCAGCCTGTT from Falsibacillus pallidus encodes the following:
- the hemB gene encoding porphobilinogen synthase, with amino-acid sequence MELNFKRHRRLRQSTNMRALVRETYLHVEDLIYPLFIVEGENKKNPVKSMPGVYQYSLDLLKQEMDEIVSLGIKSVILFGVPEEKDSTGTGAYHDHGIVQEATRAIKEQYPEMIVIADTCLCEYTDHGHCGVVEGDKVLNDPSLDLLARTAVSQAKAGADIIAPSNMMDGFVAAIRKGLDEAGFEDVPVMSYAVKYASSFYGPFRDAADSTPQFGDRRAYQMDPANRMEALREAQSDMEEGADFLIVKPALSYLDIMRDVKNEFNAPLVAYNVSGEYSMVKAAAQNGWIDEKGVVMEKLIAMKRAGADLLITYHAKDVANWLNEK
- a CDS encoding uroporphyrinogen-III synthase, whose amino-acid sequence is MNLSQNPLKGWDILITRSAEQGRELSEKVISLGGKAIHIPMIEFRPAEGAQDNYLKKMADYDWIIFTSANTVRFFFKALEKNNVPIPATMKWAAVGDKTKKILQKEGIEPDFVPNKFSAEDFVEEFISAVKGGKILFPHGNLARSIIPEGLRNEGFTLDDWTIYETFFPDESRGKLKDWLQNCGKAVVTFTSPSTVRNFMEIIRLEGLDHVLPHLTAACIGPVTAKELKNFGVTPRICPSVYTTEAMVNEMMEYIQKNEEEDQSWN
- the hemC gene encoding hydroxymethylbilane synthase, whose translation is MRKIIVGSRKSKLALTQTNWVINQLKQLGLPFEFEVKEIVTKGDRILDVTLSKVGGKGLFVKEIEQALFNKEIDMAIHSMKDMPAVLPEGLTIGCIPVREDHRDALISKNHMKLKDLPSGAVVGTSSLRRSAQILAVRPDLEIKWIRGNIDTRLAKLESGEYDAIILAAAGLSRMGWAADVITEFLEPEVCLPAVGQGSLAIECREDDEELLAELAKFTDSKVKLASVAERTYLDKMEGGCQVPIAGHAVVDNENGITLTALVAAPDGKTIYKETVVGKDPVEVGEKAAALLSEKGAKKLIDQVKEELEQ
- a CDS encoding cytochrome C assembly family protein; its protein translation is MFEQVMTRLHEVMIVLYAISILLYFIDYLHQNQKANRFAFWILAIVWVLQTIFLFLYMIRTGRFPVLTIFEGLYFYAWVLITLSLGMNRLLRMDFTVFFTNILGFIIMAIHTFAPIQMQSDAMAERLVSELLFIHITMAIFSYGAFSLSFVFSLLYMIQYKLLKEKKWGQRLWRLSDLSKLEKMSYVLNLIGVPMLLLSLILGLQWAFIKIEGVQLYDPKIIGSFVLLIIYSVFLYQRIRKEMYGKSLALLNIAAFLIVLINFFLISRLSSFHFWNS